One part of the Arabidopsis thaliana chromosome 4, partial sequence genome encodes these proteins:
- a CDS encoding CBS domain protein with a domain protein (DUF21) (FUNCTIONS IN: molecular_function unknown; INVOLVED IN: biological_process unknown; LOCATED IN: mitochondrion; EXPRESSED IN: 25 plant structures; EXPRESSED DURING: 15 growth stages; CONTAINS InterPro DOMAIN/s: Protein of unknown function DUF21 (InterPro:IPR002550), Cystathionine beta-synthase, core (InterPro:IPR000644); BEST Arabidopsis thaliana protein match is: CBS domain-containing protein with a domain of unknown function (DUF21) (TAIR:AT4G14240.1); Has 10651 Blast hits to 10438 proteins in 2476 species: Archae - 104; Bacteria - 7995; Metazoa - 296; Fungi - 275; Plants - 231; Viruses - 0; Other Eukaryotes - 1750 (source: NCBI BLink).), with protein sequence MHPINAVVAARMLAGISQSNALQSEAIPFGSLEWITYAGISCFLVLFAGIMSGLTLGLMSLGLVELEILQRSGTPKEKKQSAAIFPVVQKQHQLLVTLLLFNALAMEGLPIYLDKIFNEYVAIILSVTFVLFVGEVIPQAICTRYGLAVGANLVWLVRILMVLSYPISFPIAKMLDWVLGHNDPLFRRAQLKALVSIHGEAAGKGGELTHDETTIISGALDLTEKTAQEAMTPIESTFSLDVNSKLDREAMDKIQARGHSRVPVYSDNPKNVIGLLLVKSLLTVRPETGTLVSAVGIRRIPRVPANMPLYDILNEFQKGSSHMAAVVKVKGKSKGHPSTLHEENSGESNVSSNNSELTAPLLLKREGNHDSVIVRIDKANGQSFISEAGRQGFSHTSEEIEDGDVIGIITLEDVFEELLQEEIVDETDEYIDVHKRIRVATVAAVAISSLARAPSGRRLLGPKGSGGPKTPKASSTPKPDDKLMGTMTGPPQGNN encoded by the exons ATGCATCCGATTAATGCGGTGGTTGCGGCGAGGATGTTAGCCGGAATCAGTCAATCTAACGCCTTACAAAGCGAGGCGATTCCGTTTGGATCGCTTGAGTGGATCACTTACGCCGGAATCTCTTGTTTCCTTGTTCTCTTCGCCGGAATTATGTCTGGTCTCACTTTAGGGCTTATGTCTCTCGGTCTCGTTGAGCTCGAGATTCTCCAACGGAGTGGTACtccaaaagagaagaaacaatctG ctGCGATTTTTCCGGTTGTTCAGAAACAGCATCAGCTTTTAGTGACTCTGCTTCTGTTTAATGCTCTTGCTATGGAG GGGCTTCCTATATACTTGGATAAGATATTCAATGAGTATGTTGCTATTATTCTATCCGTCACTTTCGTTCTATTCGTTGGAGAG gttATTCCTCAAGCTATATGTACTAGATATGGACTAGCAGTGGGAGCTAATTTGGTCTGGCTTGTTCGTATCTTAATGGTTCTATCGTACCCGATATCTTTTCCTATTGCAAAGATGTTGGATTGGGTGTTGGGACACAATGACCCTTTATTTAGGCGAGCTCAGTTAAAAGCTCTTGTGTCCATTCACGGTGAAGCTGCTGGAAAGGGAGGTGAACTTACACATGATGAGACTACAATTATAAGTGGAGCACTTGATTTGACTGAAAAGACCGCTCAAGAAGCCATGACACCAATTGAATCAACGTTTTCCTTGGATGTAAATTCAAAGTTGGACCG GGAAGCTATGGATAAGATTCAAGCACGAGGTCATAGCCGCGTTCCTGTCTACTCCGATAATCCAAAAAATGTTATTGGACTTCTCTTG GTGAAGAGTCTCCTTACAGTTCGCCCTGAAACAGGGACTCTTGTCAGCGCAGTTGGTATACGCCGAATTCCAAG GGTTCCGGCTAATATGCCTCTGTATGATATTCTGAATGAGTTTCAAAAAGGGAGCAGTCACATGGCTGCAGTTGTGAAGGTTAAGGGGAAAAGCAAAGGTCATCCTTCAACTTTGCATGAAGAAAATAGCGGTGAAAGCAACGTCTCAAGTAACAACTCCGAGTTGACTGCACCTCTTTTACTAAAGCGAGAAGGAAACCACGACAGTGTCATTGTCCGCATCGACAAGGCTAATGGACAATCGTTCATCAGCGAGGCCGGCAGACAGGGGTTCTCACATACTTCAGAGGAGATTGAGGATGGAGACGTAATTGGTATCATCACATTAGAAGATGTGTTTGAAGAACTTTTGCAGGAGGAGATTGTGGATGAAACAGATGAGTATATAGACGTGCATAAAAGGATTCGTGTGGCAACTGTAGCAGCAGTGGCCATTTCATCATTAGCGAGAGCACCTTCAGGCCGGAGGTTACTTGGCCCAAAAGGAAGT ggaGGACCAAAAACGCCAAAGGCATCTTCTACTCCCAAACCGGATGATAAACTGATGGGAACCATGACCGGTCCTCCTCAAGGAAACAACTGA
- a CDS encoding CBS domain protein with a domain protein (DUF21) (CONTAINS InterPro DOMAIN/s: Protein of unknown function DUF21 (InterPro:IPR002550), Cystathionine beta-synthase, core (InterPro:IPR000644); BEST Arabidopsis thaliana protein match is: CBS domain-containing protein with a domain of unknown function (DUF21) (TAIR:AT4G14230.1); Has 30201 Blast hits to 17322 proteins in 780 species: Archae - 12; Bacteria - 1396; Metazoa - 17338; Fungi - 3422; Plants - 5037; Viruses - 0; Other Eukaryotes - 2996 (source: NCBI BLink).), which produces MHLINAVAAARILSGIGQSNGNNGGEAIPFGSFEWITYAGISCFLVLFAGIMSGLTLGLMSLGLVELEILQRSGTPNEKKQAAAIFPVVQKQHQLLVTLLLCNAMAMEGLPIYLDKLFNEYVAIILSVTFVLAFGEVIPQAICTRYGLAVGANFVWLVRILMTLCYPIAFPIGKILDLVLGHNDALFRRAQLKALVSIHSQEAGKGGELTHDETTIISGALDLTEKTAQEAMTPIESTFSLDVNSKLDWEAMGKILARGHSRVPVYSGNPKNVIGLLLVKSLLTVRPETETLVSAVCIRRIPRVPADMPLYDILNEFQKGSSHMAAVVKVKGKSKVPPSTLLEEHTDESNDSDLTAPLLLKREGNHDNVIVTIDKANGQSFFQNNESGPHGFSHTSEAIEDGEVIGIITLEDVFEELLQEEIVDETDEYVDVHKRIRVAAAAAASSIARAPSSRKLLAQKGTGGQNKQGQTNKVPGQEQDKMLGTITEPIRRNN; this is translated from the exons atgcATCTGATTAATGCGGTGGCGGCGGCGAGGATTTTATCCGGAATCGGACAATCTAACGGTAATAACGGAGGAGAAGCGATTCCGTTTGGATCGTTTGAGTGGATCACTTACGCCGGAATATCTTGTTTCCTCGTACTCTTCGCCGGGATTATGTCTGGTCTTACTTTGGGACTTATGTCTCTTGGTCTTGTCGAGCTTGAGATTCTTCAACGTAGTGGTACTCCtaatgagaagaaacaagcCG CTGCGATTTTTCCGGTTGTTCAGAAACAGCATCAGCTTTTAGTGACACTGCTTCTGTGTAATGCTATGGCTATGGAG GGGCTTCCTATATATTTGGATAAGTTATTCAATGAATACGTTGCGATTATTCTTTCTGTCACATTCGTTCTTGCTTTCGGTGAG GTTATTCCTCAAGCGATATGCACTAGGTATGGACTCGCGGTTGGAGCGAATTTTGTCTGGCTTGTCCGCATTTTAATGACTCTCTGCTATCCGATTGCCTTTCCCATTGGCAAG attttagatttggtGCTGGGACACAATGATGCTTTATTTAGGCGGGCTCAGTTGAAAGCTCTTGTATCCATTCACAGCCAAGAG GCTGGTAAGGGAGGTGAGCTTACACATGATGAGACGACAATCATTAGTGGAGCTCTTGATTTGACTGAGAAG ACTGCACAAGAAGCCATGACACCAATTGAGTCTACCTTCTCCTTGGATGTAAATTCAAAATTGGATTG GGAAGCTATGGGGAAGATTCTGGCACGAGGCCATAGCCGCGTTCCTGTCTACTCTGGGAATCCGAAAAACGTTATCGGACTTCTCTTG GTGAAGAGTCTTCTTACAGTTCGCCCTGAAACAGAGACCCTTGTCAGCGCAGTTTGTATACGCCGGATTCCAAG GGTTCCAGCTGATATGCCTCTCTATGATATACTGAATGAGTTTCAAAAGGGAAGCAGTCACATGGCTGCAGTTGTGAAGGTTAAGGGGAAAAGCAAAGTCCCACCTTCAACTTTGCTTGAAGAACACACTGATGAAAGCAATGACTCCGACTTGACTGCACCTTTGTTACTAAAACGAGAGGGAAACCATGACAATGTCATTGTCACAATCGACAAGGCTAATGGACaatctttctttcaaaacaaCGAGAGTGGACCTCACGGGTTTTCACATACTTCAGAGGCTATCGAGGATGGTGAGGTAATTGGTATCATCACTTTAGAAGATGTCTTTGAAGAACTTTTGCAAGAAGAGATTGTGGATGAAACTGATGAATATGTTGACGTACATAAAAG GATTCGAGTAGCAGCAGCAGCGGCTGCTTCATCAATAGCGAGAGCTCCTTCAAGCCGGAAGTTGCTTGCGCAAAAGGGAACT GGAGGACAAAATAAGCAAGGGCAGACGAATAAAGTTCCTGGTCAGGAACAAGATAAAATGCTTGGAACTATTACCGAGCCGATTCGAAGAAACAACTGA
- a CDS encoding CBS domain protein with a domain protein (DUF21) (CONTAINS InterPro DOMAIN/s: Protein of unknown function DUF21 (InterPro:IPR002550), Cystathionine beta-synthase, core (InterPro:IPR000644); BEST Arabidopsis thaliana protein match is: CBS domain-containing protein with a domain of unknown function (DUF21) (TAIR:AT4G14230.1); Has 30201 Blast hits to 17322 proteins in 780 species: Archae - 12; Bacteria - 1396; Metazoa - 17338; Fungi - 3422; Plants - 5037; Viruses - 0; Other Eukaryotes - 2996 (source: NCBI BLink).) — protein sequence MHLINAVAAARILSGIGQSNGNNGGEAIPFGSFEWITYAGISCFLVLFAGIMSGLTLGLMSLGLVELEILQRSAAIFPVVQKQHQLLVTLLLCNAMAMEGLPIYLDKLFNEYVAIILSVTFVLAFGEVIPQAICTRYGLAVGANFVWLVRILMTLCYPIAFPIGKILDLVLGHNDALFRRAQLKALVSIHSQEAGKGGELTHDETTIISGALDLTEKTAQEAMTPIESTFSLDVNSKLDWEAMGKILARGHSRVPVYSGNPKNVIGLLLVKSLLTVRPETETLVSAVCIRRIPRVPADMPLYDILNEFQKGSSHMAAVVKVKGKSKVPPSTLLEEHTDESNDSDLTAPLLLKREGNHDNVIVTIDKANGQSFFQNNESGPHGFSHTSEAIEDGEVIGIITLEDVFEELLQEEIVDETDEYVDVHKRIRVAAAAAASSIARAPSSRKLLAQKGTGGQNKQGQTNKVPGQEQDKMLGTITEPIRRNN from the exons atgcATCTGATTAATGCGGTGGCGGCGGCGAGGATTTTATCCGGAATCGGACAATCTAACGGTAATAACGGAGGAGAAGCGATTCCGTTTGGATCGTTTGAGTGGATCACTTACGCCGGAATATCTTGTTTCCTCGTACTCTTCGCCGGGATTATGTCTGGTCTTACTTTGGGACTTATGTCTCTTGGTCTTGTCGAGCTTGAGATTCTTCAACGTAGTG CTGCGATTTTTCCGGTTGTTCAGAAACAGCATCAGCTTTTAGTGACACTGCTTCTGTGTAATGCTATGGCTATGGAG GGGCTTCCTATATATTTGGATAAGTTATTCAATGAATACGTTGCGATTATTCTTTCTGTCACATTCGTTCTTGCTTTCGGTGAG GTTATTCCTCAAGCGATATGCACTAGGTATGGACTCGCGGTTGGAGCGAATTTTGTCTGGCTTGTCCGCATTTTAATGACTCTCTGCTATCCGATTGCCTTTCCCATTGGCAAG attttagatttggtGCTGGGACACAATGATGCTTTATTTAGGCGGGCTCAGTTGAAAGCTCTTGTATCCATTCACAGCCAAGAG GCTGGTAAGGGAGGTGAGCTTACACATGATGAGACGACAATCATTAGTGGAGCTCTTGATTTGACTGAGAAG ACTGCACAAGAAGCCATGACACCAATTGAGTCTACCTTCTCCTTGGATGTAAATTCAAAATTGGATTG GGAAGCTATGGGGAAGATTCTGGCACGAGGCCATAGCCGCGTTCCTGTCTACTCTGGGAATCCGAAAAACGTTATCGGACTTCTCTTG GTGAAGAGTCTTCTTACAGTTCGCCCTGAAACAGAGACCCTTGTCAGCGCAGTTTGTATACGCCGGATTCCAAG GGTTCCAGCTGATATGCCTCTCTATGATATACTGAATGAGTTTCAAAAGGGAAGCAGTCACATGGCTGCAGTTGTGAAGGTTAAGGGGAAAAGCAAAGTCCCACCTTCAACTTTGCTTGAAGAACACACTGATGAAAGCAATGACTCCGACTTGACTGCACCTTTGTTACTAAAACGAGAGGGAAACCATGACAATGTCATTGTCACAATCGACAAGGCTAATGGACaatctttctttcaaaacaaCGAGAGTGGACCTCACGGGTTTTCACATACTTCAGAGGCTATCGAGGATGGTGAGGTAATTGGTATCATCACTTTAGAAGATGTCTTTGAAGAACTTTTGCAAGAAGAGATTGTGGATGAAACTGATGAATATGTTGACGTACATAAAAG GATTCGAGTAGCAGCAGCAGCGGCTGCTTCATCAATAGCGAGAGCTCCTTCAAGCCGGAAGTTGCTTGCGCAAAAGGGAACT GGAGGACAAAATAAGCAAGGGCAGACGAATAAAGTTCCTGGTCAGGAACAAGATAAAATGCTTGGAACTATTACCGAGCCGATTCGAAGAAACAACTGA
- a CDS encoding CBS domain protein with a domain protein (DUF21), translating to MAMEGLPIYLDKLFNEYVAIILSVTFVLAFGEVIPQAICTRYGLAVGANFVWLVRILMTLCYPIAFPIGKILDLVLGHNDALFRRAQLKALVSIHSQEAGKGGELTHDETTIISGALDLTEKTAQEAMTPIESTFSLDVNSKLDWEAMGKILARGHSRVPVYSGNPKNVIGLLLVKSLLTVRPETETLVSAVCIRRIPRVPADMPLYDILNEFQKGSSHMAAVVKVKGKSKVPPSTLLEEHTDESNDSDLTAPLLLKREGNHDNVIVTIDKANGQSFFQNNESGPHGFSHTSEAIEDGEVIGIITLEDVFEELLQEEIVDETDEYVDVHKRIRVAAAAAASSIARAPSSRKLLAQKGTGGQNKQGQTNKVPGQEQDKMLGTITEPIRRNN from the exons ATGGCTATGGAG GGGCTTCCTATATATTTGGATAAGTTATTCAATGAATACGTTGCGATTATTCTTTCTGTCACATTCGTTCTTGCTTTCGGTGAG GTTATTCCTCAAGCGATATGCACTAGGTATGGACTCGCGGTTGGAGCGAATTTTGTCTGGCTTGTCCGCATTTTAATGACTCTCTGCTATCCGATTGCCTTTCCCATTGGCAAG attttagatttggtGCTGGGACACAATGATGCTTTATTTAGGCGGGCTCAGTTGAAAGCTCTTGTATCCATTCACAGCCAAGAG GCTGGTAAGGGAGGTGAGCTTACACATGATGAGACGACAATCATTAGTGGAGCTCTTGATTTGACTGAGAAG ACTGCACAAGAAGCCATGACACCAATTGAGTCTACCTTCTCCTTGGATGTAAATTCAAAATTGGATTG GGAAGCTATGGGGAAGATTCTGGCACGAGGCCATAGCCGCGTTCCTGTCTACTCTGGGAATCCGAAAAACGTTATCGGACTTCTCTTG GTGAAGAGTCTTCTTACAGTTCGCCCTGAAACAGAGACCCTTGTCAGCGCAGTTTGTATACGCCGGATTCCAAG GGTTCCAGCTGATATGCCTCTCTATGATATACTGAATGAGTTTCAAAAGGGAAGCAGTCACATGGCTGCAGTTGTGAAGGTTAAGGGGAAAAGCAAAGTCCCACCTTCAACTTTGCTTGAAGAACACACTGATGAAAGCAATGACTCCGACTTGACTGCACCTTTGTTACTAAAACGAGAGGGAAACCATGACAATGTCATTGTCACAATCGACAAGGCTAATGGACaatctttctttcaaaacaaCGAGAGTGGACCTCACGGGTTTTCACATACTTCAGAGGCTATCGAGGATGGTGAGGTAATTGGTATCATCACTTTAGAAGATGTCTTTGAAGAACTTTTGCAAGAAGAGATTGTGGATGAAACTGATGAATATGTTGACGTACATAAAAG GATTCGAGTAGCAGCAGCAGCGGCTGCTTCATCAATAGCGAGAGCTCCTTCAAGCCGGAAGTTGCTTGCGCAAAAGGGAACT GGAGGACAAAATAAGCAAGGGCAGACGAATAAAGTTCCTGGTCAGGAACAAGATAAAATGCTTGGAACTATTACCGAGCCGATTCGAAGAAACAACTGA
- a CDS encoding structural constituent of ribosome protein, with translation MYREVVDSTTSGTSDDSDSRSSFSFPPPSYILHEGLFEYAKYVSIEKNLWLVVNLQSRTELGSHILNRDVWANDAVSRTIESHFIVWQVYDDTNEGQKISSFYKIEAPPPVVFVINPITGQKMHMWSGVIEAESIVEDLMMFWDAGPHENIASLTRNRRTETAETCLSSYNFYETPAPSWGEEFEEEDNWSSRSNNNQVVAPTWEKELEEQDEWEIWSSRSDTDDFVPPFMGDEYEDPDEVKEEEICLVFPVLTEEPKGDCDRSVVCSLCVRFPDGRRKQRKFLKSEPIQLLWSFCYSHIDESEKKAFKLVQAIPGASKTLDCEADATFDQSGLANSLISVTWE, from the coding sequence ATGTATCGGGAGGTTGTGGACTCGACGACATCAGGAACTTCTGATGATTCAGACTCGAGATCGTCTTTCTCGTTTCCTCCTCCTTCATATATACTTCACGAGGGTTTGTTTGAATATGCGAAATATGTTTCCATTGAAAAGAATCTATGGTTGGTAGTGAATCTCCAGTCCAGGACAGAGTTAGGTTCTCATATACTTAATCGAGATGTATGGGCGAACGACGCGGTTTCGAGAACCATTGAGTCCCACTTCATCGTATGGCAGGTCTATGATGATACAAACGAAGGTCAGAAAATCTCTAGTTTCTACAAGATCGAAGCTCCTCCTCCTGTGGTGTTTGTAATCAATCCCATCACTGGCCAGAAGATGCATATGTGGAGCGGCGTGATTGAAGCTGAGAGTATTGTCGAGgatttgatgatgttttggGACGCTGGTCCTCACGAAAACATTGCTTCTCTGACAAGGAACAGGCGCACGGAAACTGCGGAGACTTGTTTGTCAAGCTACAACTTCTATGAAACCCCTGCTCCTTCCTGGGGTGAAGAGTTTGAAGAGGAGGATAATTGGTCGTCAAGAAGCAACAATAATCAAGTCGTGGCTCCTACTTGGGAGAAAGAACTTGAAGAACAAGACGAGTGGGAGATTTGGTCGTCACGCAGTGACACTGATGACTTCGTGCCTCCTTTTATGGGGGACGAATATGAAGATCCGGATGAAGTAAAGGAGGAGGAGATATGTTTAGTGTTCCCGGTTTTGACAGAAGAGCCAAAAGGAGACTGTGATCGAAGCGTTGTGTGTAGTCTCTGCGTTCGATTTCCAGATGGGagaagaaagcagaggaagTTTCTCAAGAGCGAACCGATTCAGCTTCTTTGGTCATTCTGTTATTCTCACATTGATGAATCTGAGAAAAAGGCATTCAAGCTGGTGCAGGCGATTCCCGGTGCTTCAAAGACTCTAGATTGTGAAGCTGACGCCACGTTCGACCAATCTGGGCTTGCTAATTCGCTGATCTCGGTTACTTGGGAATGA